The DNA segment AATCGATGTATTTATATGATAAGTACTACTTTTTCACCGTTATTTTGACTGCAGGATGTAATATTTTACTATATTCAGCAGGATTTGAAAGTACACGTATTGCCTCTTTGAGGGCCTTATCTTTATTTAGTCCATTCTCAATAGAGCCTTTCTGATAATAATATGCAGCCACGATGTCAGAAGCCATCATCTGTTTTATTATTTCTTTGTTTCGGTCAAGATCTTTTGCAGTATTATGTGTAAGTTTCTTTTCCAAATTTTCAAATTCAGGTTTTGCGTCATCATAATATCCTTCAAACTTTGCAGCCTTTACCAGTTCTTTGTATGCCGCTTCACTTATACGGTCATAAGTGAAACCGCTCTTTATCACCCGCTGTTTAAATTCTTCATAATCAGCATCTGTTATTTCAAAATCTTTTGCGGGGGCAATTGTATGATGTTTAGACAGATAGTCCAGTTCATAATCGAACATCACTTCGGTAGAGTCACGGCCTTGACCTGACAGATAAAATACTATATTTGGCAGTGAATCCGGCTTGACTTCCAAATCCGGTTTTATACCTCCGCCATCACGTACTTCACGCCCTCCAACGGTATGGAACACGTGCGTAAGACTGTCGGGTATATGTTCCTTATAACCGCCTTCGCTATGTTTGTAATTAATAGCCTGTATACATCTTCCACTTGGTATATAGTATTTGCTGGTAGTAAGTTTTAGATTTCCATTATAAGGAATATCGAGCGGCACCTGAACCAATCCCTTGCCATACGTGCGCGTACCTATTATAACGGCCCTGTCCAAATCCTGTAGCGAACCGCTTGTTATTTCGCTTGCGCTTGCAGTCTCACCGTTAACCAGTACTACAACCGGCATAATCGTATCCAGCGGTTCCACCTTCGTACGATATTCAGAGTTTACACGTTTCAGCTTACCAATTGTCTTTACGATAAGCAGGTTTTTGGGTACAAACATATTTATTATCTGAATGGCTTCCGAGAGAGAACCTCCGCCATTATTCCTTAAGTCAAACACCAGACTTTTAGCCCCCCTCTTCTTAAGGTCTATGAATGCACGGCGCACATCTTTAGAGCAGTCTTCAGTAAAACTAGACAGATTGATATATCCTATATTATTCTCGCGCATCCCATAATAAGGTACAGAAGGCATCTGTATGGCACGGCGAGTTATCTTGAATGTCAGATCCTTATTTACTCCCGGCCTTTTAACTTTCATCAAGAAGCTTGTACCGGCATCACCACGCAACTTGTCACTCACTTCAGAAACGTTCTTATTTACCATTGAGGTATCATCTATAGCCAATATGATATCACCCTTTTTCAGTCCGGCCTGTGCAGCAGGAGTATCCTCATAAGGTTCATCTATGACCACACGTTTCAGTTTCTGATGATATCTAACCAAAGCACCGATACCTGCATAAGATCCCGTAATCATGAGTTTAAGATCCTTTACATCACTTTCGGGATAATACACCGTATAGGGGTCCAAACTCTTAAGCATAGCCTTTATTCCTGTACCTATCACCTCATCGGCATTAAGCGTATCCACATACATAAGATCAAGATCCTTATATATTGTATTAAACACATCAAGGTTTTTTGTTACCTCAAAGTTATGCCTTTTCACGTCTTGTGCGTTCAACGCTGCGACCGGTAGAAGCAACAGGACAAGTTGAAAGATTATTCTCTTCATATCAAGTTTAATTAATTACTGAGTGCAAAAATACAAGTTTATGCCCTTATTCCACTCTTTTTGGATAAAAAATTTTGCATTTTAGCACTAAAAATAAAATTTTTCTAGAAAAAGTTTGGTGGAATAAAAAAAACGATGTACTTTTGCACACGCAAATCAGAAATGATTCCGCATTAAATGCTTCAATAGCTCAGTTGGTTAGAGCACCTGACTGTTAATCAGGGGGTCGTTGGTTCAAGCCCATCTTGAAGCGCATTAATCTCAAGAGTGATCTTGAGATTTTTTGTTTTTATATATCATCTTGTCTTTTCCTGATTTACATTGACATATTATCAATTTCTTTCTGTACCTGGTCCAAAAAACGTGAAGCATGCGCACCATCCATTTGTGTATGATGAAATTGAAAAGAAACAGTAAGTGTAGTTTTAAGTAAATGGCGTTTGTATTTACCCCAAATAAGGAACGGGTTATTAAAAATTCCACTATACATACCTACTGCACCATCTATTTCGTATTGTGCCAATGCTGAAGTTCCTATAACCATACTTTCCGTCAGATCATGATTAATACAACTTTCACTTACTTGTTTAGTAAGTTGCATATAACTATTTTTGAATAAGGATAAATCATCTGTAAAAGGTATATCACACGAACTTACTTCGCCCTCTTTGTTGGCAACAATCGTATTTACAGCAATACGATCATATTGTATAAGTTTCTTTCCTACAGGCAAAAGGTAAAATTCTTTAATACCACTTGCAGCCTTACCTATGCAATAACACATCAGCATGTTGAATTTCATTTTTTTCCTCCTACTGATTTTGACAAGGCGTGACACATTCAATGTTTTGAAGAATGTTACCATGGGCATGGGCGCGTTCATCCACATTTCAAATGCATATGCACGTGGGGTTTCTTTGGGGTTTACTACTTTCATTCTTATAATCTTTTATATTTAACAAACAGTCTGCAAAAGTATGGCAAGTTTGCGGACCATGATAGAACAAACGAGACATTATATAGGATTGGTAAACAAATCCGAATAGGGAGTAGATACTTTCAGTAAGGATACAGGCGTATGCCCACTGAACTTCTTAAATTCTCTTATAAAATGCGACTGGTCAGCATAACCGCTTGAATGGGCTATTTGAGCCTGGCTCCTCTCACCTGAATAGTTCTGTATTTGCCCCAATGCCTTTTGAAAACGGACAATTCTTGCATACTCTTTGGGATTTATGCCTACAAGGTAGTTGAATAATCGTTCAAACTGTTTATTGCTTAGACAAGCAATAGATGATAACTCAGTTACTGAGGTTTGAGGAACTACACATATACTTTTTATAGCGGCATCCACTCTTTTAAAGTTTTGTTCTATTGTACCCAGACGTTTTTTATGTGCAGCATCATACAAATTGACTGTTATTTGTGATAACAACCATTGCTCAATAAGATTTACGCAAAATGTATTATCCTTACATTCTGATATTCGTACTGCCAATTCGTTCAAACTCTTGTTTTCAAGATTGTATCCAGATATTTCTTGATTGTAAAATAGAGATGTCGGGGTATCGAGGAATGCGCTCATTGCGTGTGGTTGAAATACAACCACTATCATTTCTATATCTCCGTCAGAATATAAGTGTGACGAAAAATTGACTTGACCGCTGACAGTCAGTTTTTCTTGTGTGGCTTTTAATTCTGGAATGTAAAGCGGTGATTTCTTGTGAAAGATTATTTGAGGACAACCAAGTGGAAATGTAAAGGTATTTATCGGTTGGTTGCTTTTGAATACCCAATAATACCTTACATAAGATTGTAGCAACTTACAGGGGCTGTAAAACTTAAAATTATCTTGGATCATTTTACAAAGGTATAGATTTTTTATAGTATCATATTCATTATAAGGTCATATTTTCAAATATTTATGTATTTTGAAACTGAATCTTCCAGGAATAAAGATTTCCACCTTATATTTTAATACAAAAGAATAACGGCATCTGCAATAAGAGGTTTGTTTCTTGATTGCGAGTGCAAAGGTAATGCATCTAACAGGCGGATGCAAGAGAAACCGCTTTGGGCAGTTGAACTAAGTATATTTCTGCTAATTATAAAAGGTGATTAAGAAATAAAAAACAAATACTATAAAGTATTTTCAACAAAGAGATTATTCAAGTTCTGCAATATGCTAGTCTTTGCAGACCCACTTTGAACATTAATTGACCGTTTTATTGTTTTTAAAACAACAAAATCAATATATTTATCAACAAATTGATAATTTACACCTTTGATTTTGGCTAGGGCTTCTATGTCCTTATTCTGAACAAATACACAACTCAAAGAGAGTAGCATGATCGCCAATAATGTTATTCGTTTCATATATTATCAATTTCTTTGGCTCACAGAATCTTGATAATGTAGATAACTATGCTAGGTCACAGACTGCAAAAGCTACAGGAATAAACAAAATACACTACAACGATATTCTTAGACAGATAAAAAATTATCAGAGACCGACAGACAAACATAAAGTAATACCGGTTGTTGTCATAAACCTATTTTGACCTTCGTTATCAGCTTTATTCTTTTTTTTTAGTACCTTTGCACTCGCCTTGCAACGAAGCAAGTTGAATGTCTCTGGGTCGAGAGTTCCGCTGACTGGAAGTCGCTTCTGTATTATGGCAGGAGCCAGCATCAACATGAATCTATAATGAGAAGATTTCTTATAATTTCCCTTCTCACCTTAATGGTGACGCAGGGATTTCCGCAGACCAAGTTACGCCACATCTCCAATACATCTCTATTGCAAGACGGCGACCTGATGTTTTGCTTAAGCGGAAAGCCAGACGCCATAACAGATGTCTCACATGGTATCGATGGAATGGGTATAAATCACGTGGCGATATTCCATAAGGACAATAACGGTTCCTATGCTATCGAAGCCATCCACAAGGGTGTATGCATTAATCCCATTGACAGTTTCATCAAAAGCAATATAGTTGACGAGTACAACGGCCAGATCATCATAGGCAGAATAAACCGCGGTTCCATTGATATTCCAAAGAGTATTCACAATGCACTTAAATATATCGGCAGACCCTATGATTTCTATTTCGAGCCAGGCGACAGCGCCATCTATTGCAGCGAACTTGTGCAGATATCATTCGTAGACCGTAAAGGCCAACTGATATTCCACACCATACCTATGAGCTTCCATGACAAAAGCGGTGAAATCACCGTTTTTTGGAAAGAATACTACTCTAAAGCTGGCATGACCGTACCAGAAGGTGTTCAAGGAAGTAATCCAGGCGAACTATCAAGAGAACCGAAAATTAAAATGCTTTATATTATTACCCATTGGGGAAATTAGGGCAGCCTCACTGATTCCCAACATAGAGACACCTTCACTTGTGGAAAAGCAAATATCCGACAGGAAGTGGAGAGAATACTCCCTGCCGAAATATCAGCTAAACATCTGCAAGCAAGCCACACCACATTGCATTGAATCTTGCTAAAGACAGATGGATAATTTATGCCTTATAAGCGTTTCTGTTCATCTAGTCCAGCACCTTGACCCTTATATTTATTTTTCGTTGAATTAAAGCGATAGCTTACGCTCAAGGAGATTCTACGGCTATTATCCCACGCATCCTGATGCAGAATATAATTAGGCATGTATAGCGTTATTTTTTTACGGCTTTTAAACAAGTTGCTGCCATTCAGTCTTACAGACAAGCGATCATTTAGGAATGTCTTGTTAATATACACGCCCAACATCTGGCGTTGGCCAACATTTGCGAAGTCATCATGGAAATTGGAAACGTAGTCATACTTTGCCCCGAATATCCAGTTGTTTCTCAGTGCGAACTTACTGTCGAAGGCTATTTCAAAATATGGATGATTAAGATTCTCATCTATTCCATACTTCCGGCCATCAACAAACTGACGCTGGAAGTTTAACTGCAAAGAAGGATGCCAGAAACTTATCACCGGAGTTGCAGATACTGTTGCAAAAAGGGTCTGAATCTTATCTATGTTTTCTGTCGTCAACAATACTATGTTATTGGTGCTATTATATATTCGCGCCCAACTAAGAATTGGATTTTTTCTGTATTCATAGTCCATTGCAAAGTTCAACCAACTGTGGGTATAGCTGAATTCCAAAGTATGCTCTATAGTTGTCTTCAGCAAAGGATTTCCACCTTCATAAAGATGACGGCTGTCGTAACTTACATAATTTGACAACATGTCGTAATTAGGACGGCTTGCCTTTGCAGTGTAACTCAGTTCAAACTGTGAACTGTTTGTTCCATAAGCTAACGATATATTGGGGAACAGTTGATTATATATCCTGCTCTGATTGTCAACTTTAACTCCGTGATTATAGTAATTCTGATCCACATGCTCATATCTCAGTCCTGTATTAACAGACCATTTGCCACAGTTCAGTGCCAGTGATGCAAAACCGGCAATATTATATTCCTTCACCTTGTCATTCGAGGATGTTATAAGTTCTTCCTTGTTATCATAGATCTGCTTGTTTTTGCTGCTTGTGTATTCAGAACCAAAATCAATTTTCAGATAATTATTGAAAGGATACGACATTACTAGTTTTGCAGCAAACAGATTACTATGGCCACAATTATCCATCGTCACTACTCTATCGCCAAGTTCCTTGCTTGTTTCTTTGTTCAATGATGACGTTACAGTCTTTTGCAAAAGAATTGTTGTGTTAAGATTAATTCCCAGTTTCCCGAACTTGCCGTCATAATATGCGTCTATGGCATGATTTGGTCCAAGACTATAGTCTGTGTCCAGCAGATAGTCAATACTGCCGGCATTTTTACCGTTCACCATTTCTGTTGAGTTTTCAGACGTACGGTCGTATTCACGTGGTGTCGTCTTTGTCAACTTATATTTTGCACCTATTGAATTACTGTCGTTAAGGGTTATATTAACTCCTGCTTCTCCCTGTACAGTCTCATGTCTGCCACGTTCATTCATAAGTACATTTTCCTGAACCTTGTCTGCAGCGGTGATCTCGTGCGTAAGTTTCTGGTCTGTAGTTCCTCCGTTATTGGCATAAGTCAGAGTTCCAAATGCATCAAGTTTGCCAGCTCTGTAATTCAAGTGCACATTTTCAAAAGTACCGGCCTTTGAAGACTGGTCATAGTTTGCCAGCATATCACCACTCAAACCATTACCGGC comes from the Xylanibacter oryzae DSM 17970 genome and includes:
- a CDS encoding S41 family peptidase; the encoded protein is MKRIIFQLVLLLLPVAALNAQDVKRHNFEVTKNLDVFNTIYKDLDLMYVDTLNADEVIGTGIKAMLKSLDPYTVYYPESDVKDLKLMITGSYAGIGALVRYHQKLKRVVIDEPYEDTPAAQAGLKKGDIILAIDDTSMVNKNVSEVSDKLRGDAGTSFLMKVKRPGVNKDLTFKITRRAIQMPSVPYYGMRENNIGYINLSSFTEDCSKDVRRAFIDLKKRGAKSLVFDLRNNGGGSLSEAIQIINMFVPKNLLIVKTIGKLKRVNSEYRTKVEPLDTIMPVVVLVNGETASASEITSGSLQDLDRAVIIGTRTYGKGLVQVPLDIPYNGNLKLTTSKYYIPSGRCIQAINYKHSEGGYKEHIPDSLTHVFHTVGGREVRDGGGIKPDLEVKPDSLPNIVFYLSGQGRDSTEVMFDYELDYLSKHHTIAPAKDFEITDADYEEFKQRVIKSGFTYDRISEAAYKELVKAAKFEGYYDDAKPEFENLEKKLTHNTAKDLDRNKEIIKQMMASDIVAAYYYQKGSIENGLNKDKALKEAIRVLSNPAEYSKILHPAVKITVKK
- a CDS encoding CatA-like O-acetyltransferase, family 2; translation: MKVVNPKETPRAYAFEMWMNAPMPMVTFFKTLNVSRLVKISRRKKMKFNMLMCYCIGKAASGIKEFYLLPVGKKLIQYDRIAVNTIVANKEGEVSSCDIPFTDDLSLFKNSYMQLTKQVSESCINHDLTESMVIGTSALAQYEIDGAVGMYSGIFNNPFLIWGKYKRHLLKTTLTVSFQFHHTQMDGAHASRFLDQVQKEIDNMSM
- a CDS encoding helix-turn-helix domain-containing protein, translated to MIQDNFKFYSPCKLLQSYVRYYWVFKSNQPINTFTFPLGCPQIIFHKKSPLYIPELKATQEKLTVSGQVNFSSHLYSDGDIEMIVVVFQPHAMSAFLDTPTSLFYNQEISGYNLENKSLNELAVRISECKDNTFCVNLIEQWLLSQITVNLYDAAHKKRLGTIEQNFKRVDAAIKSICVVPQTSVTELSSIACLSNKQFERLFNYLVGINPKEYARIVRFQKALGQIQNYSGERSQAQIAHSSGYADQSHFIREFKKFSGHTPVSLLKVSTPYSDLFTNPI
- a CDS encoding YiiX/YebB-like N1pC/P60 family cysteine hydrolase → MRRFLIISLLTLMVTQGFPQTKLRHISNTSLLQDGDLMFCLSGKPDAITDVSHGIDGMGINHVAIFHKDNNGSYAIEAIHKGVCINPIDSFIKSNIVDEYNGQIIIGRINRGSIDIPKSIHNALKYIGRPYDFYFEPGDSAIYCSELVQISFVDRKGQLIFHTIPMSFHDKSGEITVFWKEYYSKAGMTVPEGVQGSNPGELSREPKIKMLYIITHWGN
- a CDS encoding outer membrane beta-barrel family protein: MKKGQGVNVMRCRFRALKMILLVTVLLTFPNVIFSQSITGRVIDTDNRPLSFVDIVVSNQKDSSFIAGAVTDSLGCFNVKSTKGGDRLLKISSIGYKTILLPVKADDMGTITLYEDVKTLNGIVVTGRLPKYRNISGGYSTNISGTILSKAGTANDVLSNMPRVKGEDGSFSVFGKGNAVIYIDGRKVTDGKELQQLSSQDIKSVDVLTNPGAQYDASTKSVIVIRTLKKAGNGLSGDMLANYDQSSKAGTFENVHLNYRAGKLDAFGTLTYANNGGTTDQKLTHEITAADKVQENVLMNERGRHETVQGEAGVNITLNDSNSIGAKYKLTKTTPREYDRTSENSTEMVNGKNAGSIDYLLDTDYSLGPNHAIDAYYDGKFGKLGINLNTTILLQKTVTSSLNKETSKELGDRVVTMDNCGHSNLFAAKLVMSYPFNNYLKIDFGSEYTSSKNKQIYDNKEELITSSNDKVKEYNIAGFASLALNCGKWSVNTGLRYEHVDQNYYNHGVKVDNQSRIYNQLFPNISLAYGTNSSQFELSYTAKASRPNYDMLSNYVSYDSRHLYEGGNPLLKTTIEHTLEFSYTHSWLNFAMDYEYRKNPILSWARIYNSTNNIVLLTTENIDKIQTLFATVSATPVISFWHPSLQLNFQRQFVDGRKYGIDENLNHPYFEIAFDSKFALRNNWIFGAKYDYVSNFHDDFANVGQRQMLGVYINKTFLNDRLSVRLNGSNLFKSRKKITLYMPNYILHQDAWDNSRRISLSVSYRFNSTKNKYKGQGAGLDEQKRL